One Campylobacter sp. RM16192 genomic region harbors:
- a CDS encoding sensor histidine kinase codes for MDEKTSIQYGLKSLIEQTYLIEQEYKNLTNSYSNLQNFIKEIVEILPTAIWVIDEKGEIFLQNSEALKIPKLLNLIDENSEEMELHGQIYLIKTTQKNGKKIISATDITKEKRTERLASMGQVAAHLAHEIRNPIGSISLLTSTLLKRADEKTKPVVSEIQRAIWRVERIIKATLLFTKGLSINPSVFNFSELKSECEEAIAYYAYSKEINFNLNFPNAYYNGDKDLLAIVFQNMLFNAIDAIEQSDDESGEIRLEYEKTAEEHRFVIFDSGVDIANAQIVFEPFKTSKLKGNGLGLHLCLQIINAHKGSIEIMLNPKRFCINLPIYKAKSE; via the coding sequence ATGGATGAAAAAACAAGCATACAATATGGGTTAAAAAGCCTGATAGAGCAGACTTATTTAATCGAGCAAGAGTATAAAAACCTCACGAATTCATACTCAAATTTGCAAAATTTCATAAAAGAGATCGTGGAAATTTTGCCCACCGCCATCTGGGTCATAGACGAAAAGGGCGAAATTTTCTTGCAAAACTCAGAAGCGCTTAAAATTCCTAAACTTTTAAATTTAATCGATGAAAACAGCGAAGAGATGGAGCTACACGGACAAATTTACCTCATAAAAACAACTCAAAAAAACGGCAAAAAAATCATCTCGGCAACCGACATCACCAAAGAAAAGCGCACCGAGCGTCTAGCCTCCATGGGGCAAGTAGCAGCTCATTTGGCTCACGAGATAAGAAATCCCATAGGCTCTATCTCACTTCTAACTTCAACGCTTTTAAAGCGAGCCGATGAAAAAACAAAGCCCGTAGTAAGCGAAATTCAAAGGGCCATCTGGCGAGTAGAGCGTATCATCAAGGCAACCTTGCTCTTTACAAAAGGGCTTAGCATAAATCCTAGCGTGTTTAACTTTAGCGAACTAAAAAGCGAGTGCGAAGAGGCTATCGCCTACTACGCCTACTCAAAAGAGATAAATTTCAACTTAAATTTTCCAAACGCCTACTATAACGGCGATAAAGACTTGCTTGCGATAGTCTTTCAAAATATGCTTTTTAACGCGATTGACGCTATCGAGCAAAGCGATGATGAAAGCGGGGAAATAAGGCTTGAATATGAAAAAACAGCCGAGGAACATCGCTTCGTCATATTTGATAGCGGAGTAGATATAGCAAATGCGCAAATCGTCTTTGAGCCGTTTAAGACGAGCAAGCTCAAAGGAAACGGGCTTGGGTTGCACCTGTGCTTGCAGATCATAAACGCACACAAAGGAAGTATCGAAATCATGCTAAATCCGAAGCGTTTTTGCATAAATTTGCCTATTTATAAGGCAAAAAGCGAGTAA
- a CDS encoding cysteine hydrolase family protein — MKLDRKILDELEIWHEELKPLKMSELFKNGGKNIAFVSVDMINGFCCEGALSSPRVGAIAKNLADTFKRAHDEFGFKNFILIQDNHGEKASEFDAFPPHAVAGTNEAETIDELKNLDFFDEIKIFYKNSISSAYCDGFNRFLEQNRHVDTFVIFGDCTDLCVYNLALHIKLSANEKNIKREVIVVSDLVQTYDAPWHNGDFYHLVFLRHMQIAANIKVVKSLN; from the coding sequence ATGAAACTCGATAGAAAAATTTTAGACGAATTAGAAATTTGGCACGAAGAGCTAAAGCCACTTAAGATGAGCGAGCTTTTTAAAAACGGTGGCAAAAATATCGCCTTCGTAAGCGTAGATATGATAAACGGCTTTTGCTGTGAGGGCGCGTTATCTAGTCCAAGAGTGGGCGCCATAGCTAAAAATTTGGCAGATACTTTTAAAAGAGCTCACGATGAGTTTGGCTTTAAAAATTTCATCCTGATCCAAGATAACCACGGCGAAAAAGCAAGTGAATTTGACGCCTTTCCACCGCACGCCGTAGCAGGCACAAACGAAGCTGAGACGATAGATGAGCTTAAAAATTTAGACTTTTTTGATGAGATTAAAATTTTTTACAAAAACTCGATAAGTTCGGCGTATTGCGACGGATTTAACCGCTTTTTAGAGCAAAATAGGCACGTTGATACCTTCGTCATCTTTGGCGACTGCACCGATCTTTGCGTTTACAACCTCGCCCTTCACATCAAGCTAAGCGCAAACGAAAAAAACATAAAGCGCGAAGTTATCGTAGTAAGCGATTTGGTGCAAACCTACGACGCGCCGTGGCATAACGGGGACTTTTATCATCTGGTATTTTTGCGTCACATGCAAATCGCGGCAAATATAAAGGTGGTTAAATCTCTTAACTAA
- a CDS encoding NAD(P)H-binding protein, which translates to MKTALVVGAAGAVGSELVRQLCEHENYAKVIVLARKQLKFSHEKLEVKIVNFDEISNLPSLFVDEVFCALGTTIKQAGSKEQFKKVDFHYTIKIATWAKNGDAKRFVLMSSNGADENSKFFYLQVKGEVENRIKELGFYSFHVARLPLIDAKRDEFRLGERFAVWLFKFIPKSILKAHHPMTPASIAKAVIKATQSDESGMQIYHPREIK; encoded by the coding sequence ATGAAAACAGCCTTAGTCGTAGGCGCTGCCGGAGCGGTCGGAAGCGAGCTTGTAAGGCAGCTTTGCGAGCATGAGAATTATGCCAAAGTGATTGTGCTTGCTCGCAAGCAGCTTAAATTTAGCCACGAAAAGCTGGAAGTTAAAATAGTAAATTTTGATGAAATTTCAAATTTGCCAAGCCTTTTTGTGGATGAAGTTTTTTGTGCGCTTGGCACGACTATAAAGCAAGCCGGTTCGAAAGAGCAGTTTAAAAAAGTTGATTTTCATTACACGATTAAAATCGCTACTTGGGCTAAAAACGGTGACGCAAAGCGTTTTGTGCTTATGTCTTCAAACGGCGCTGATGAAAATTCAAAATTCTTTTATCTGCAAGTTAAAGGTGAAGTGGAAAATAGGATAAAAGAGCTTGGGTTTTATAGCTTTCATGTAGCTCGTTTGCCACTCATTGACGCTAAGCGAGATGAGTTTAGGCTTGGCGAGAGGTTTGCCGTTTGGCTATTTAAATTTATCCCAAAGAGTATTTTAAAAGCGCATCATCCAATGACTCCAGCTAGCATCGCAAAAGCTGTGATAAAAGCCACTCAAAGCGATGAATCCGGAATGCAAATTTATCATCCAAGAGAGATTAAGTAG
- the dnaE gene encoding DNA polymerase III subunit alpha, producing the protein MSDFTHLHLHTEYSLLDGANKIKELAKTLKKQGVSSVAITDHGNMFGAIDFYKTMKGEGIKPIIGIEAYIHNSEDVGDKSSKQRFHLCLFAKNETGYKNLMYLSSMSYIEGFYYYPRINKKLLREHSEGVICSSACLQGEVNWHLNESERNLRYGAGGYEKALEVAREYKEIFGEDFYLEIMRHGIGDQRRIDDQILRIAKELDIKIIATNDTHYTFQQRADAHEVFMCIAMNKLLDDPNRLRHSVHEFYVKTPAQMSELFADIPEAIANTQEIADKCNLEIKLGDATPPNFKFTLECAAERGLSLPEPENRYSFANDSVFFEHECRKGLAERLKFVPEEKHEEYKKRLEIEIDIINKMNFPGYMMIVWDFIREAKKRGVPVGPGRGSAAGSLVAYSLRITDIDPIPYNLLFERFLNPERVSMPDIDVDFCQDRRGEIIDYVIEKYGKFNVAQVITFGKLLAKGVIRDVARVCNMPYAEADAMAKLIPDELGITLESAFEKEPKIKELIDKNANAARIWKFALDLEGLNRNAGMHAAGVVISNEELWNKAPLFRQPNSAEDHFVTQYSLKYLEDVDLIKFDFLGLKTLTVINNAIKLIKNRFDKDIIWEQININDPKVYKTIQSGQAIGLFQVESDGMRKLGFSLRPDCFEDIVAMLALYRPGPMESGMLDDFVKRKHGEAEISYAFKELQPILEPTYGVIVYQEQVMQIVQTIGGFSLGGADLVRRAMGKKIKEEMDRLKGQFVEGAIAKGLNGTKADELFDLIVKFAGYGFNKSHSAAYAFITFQTAYLKTYYPAEFMAALLTSEEDNADKIAKYIDETKRMGIAILPPCINRSMKEFSVVSENGSDVIIYGLGAIKGVGGAAIENIIEERANGKFEGLDDFVSRIDSFRVNRRVVESLTKSGAFDTFGFTRKMLFNNLDNIMEACKSAAQIKKNSAESLFGEDESMSSVKVNLLMDSSEFELKDRLAYERDSVGIYLSGHPLQDFKAQIDEISYTLSSEFESVGESAELLVVGKIKDISTRIAKNSGKKIGTLNVLDFHGNIEITLFDRELAELEELGNAVYEKPYAFKINFSRDGQFNRIRLIEMVSLEDAKDMNFKARSFKKRNFNGNGSSQNGSSGSSSSSEKLRNLTPLEVSLDIAELSKDMVTNIYRLAMAEHKASAESNTKKLIVRISNPQQNQILVYDTQISVRDGFEERIGSIR; encoded by the coding sequence CGAATACTCCTTGCTTGACGGAGCCAACAAGATAAAAGAACTTGCCAAAACGCTTAAAAAACAAGGCGTAAGCTCGGTGGCCATAACCGATCACGGAAATATGTTTGGCGCGATTGATTTTTACAAGACGATGAAGGGCGAGGGCATAAAGCCGATAATCGGCATAGAAGCTTATATCCATAACAGCGAAGATGTAGGCGACAAAAGCTCAAAGCAGCGCTTTCACCTATGTCTTTTTGCCAAAAACGAGACCGGGTATAAAAATTTGATGTATCTAAGCTCGATGAGCTATATCGAGGGCTTTTACTACTATCCACGTATCAATAAAAAACTGCTAAGAGAGCATAGCGAGGGCGTGATATGCAGCTCTGCTTGCCTTCAAGGCGAGGTGAACTGGCACCTAAACGAAAGCGAGCGAAATTTGCGCTACGGAGCGGGCGGGTATGAAAAGGCGCTTGAAGTGGCGCGCGAGTATAAGGAAATTTTCGGTGAGGACTTTTATCTTGAGATCATGCGCCACGGTATCGGCGATCAGCGCAGGATTGATGATCAAATTTTGCGTATAGCAAAAGAGCTTGACATAAAGATAATCGCTACTAACGACACGCACTATACGTTTCAGCAAAGAGCCGACGCACATGAGGTTTTCATGTGTATCGCGATGAACAAACTTCTTGATGATCCAAACCGCTTGCGCCATAGCGTGCATGAATTTTACGTTAAAACTCCGGCTCAGATGAGCGAGCTTTTTGCAGATATCCCAGAAGCCATAGCAAATACGCAAGAGATTGCCGATAAATGCAATCTTGAGATAAAGCTTGGCGACGCTACACCGCCAAATTTTAAATTTACCCTTGAATGCGCAGCCGAGCGAGGACTAAGTCTGCCGGAGCCAGAAAATCGCTACAGCTTTGCAAATGACTCGGTATTTTTTGAGCATGAGTGCAGAAAAGGGCTTGCCGAGCGGCTTAAATTTGTGCCTGAAGAAAAGCACGAAGAGTATAAAAAGCGCCTTGAAATCGAGATAGATATCATAAATAAGATGAATTTCCCTGGCTACATGATGATCGTTTGGGATTTTATCAGAGAAGCTAAAAAGCGCGGTGTGCCGGTAGGGCCAGGACGTGGTTCTGCGGCAGGAAGCTTGGTGGCGTATAGTCTTAGGATAACCGATATCGATCCTATACCGTACAACTTGCTTTTTGAGAGATTTTTGAACCCTGAGCGTGTAAGTATGCCTGATATCGACGTGGATTTTTGTCAGGATAGAAGAGGTGAGATAATTGATTATGTTATCGAAAAATACGGCAAATTTAACGTCGCTCAGGTTATAACGTTTGGTAAGTTGCTTGCTAAAGGCGTTATCCGTGATGTCGCGCGGGTTTGTAACATGCCTTATGCCGAGGCTGATGCTATGGCTAAGCTCATACCTGACGAGCTTGGTATCACGCTTGAGAGTGCATTTGAAAAAGAGCCTAAGATAAAAGAGCTCATCGATAAAAACGCAAACGCGGCTAGAATTTGGAAATTTGCACTTGATCTGGAGGGTCTAAACCGCAACGCAGGCATGCACGCGGCGGGAGTTGTTATCTCAAATGAAGAGCTTTGGAATAAAGCCCCGCTATTTCGCCAGCCAAATAGCGCAGAAGATCACTTCGTAACGCAATACAGTCTAAAGTATCTTGAGGACGTGGATCTTATCAAATTTGACTTCCTTGGGCTTAAGACGCTAACTGTTATTAATAACGCGATAAAACTTATCAAAAATCGCTTTGACAAGGATATCATCTGGGAGCAGATTAACATAAACGATCCGAAAGTTTATAAGACGATTCAAAGCGGACAGGCGATAGGGCTGTTTCAGGTGGAAAGTGACGGCATGAGAAAGCTTGGATTTAGCCTAAGGCCCGATTGCTTTGAGGATATCGTAGCGATGCTTGCACTTTATCGTCCTGGACCGATGGAGAGCGGTATGCTTGATGACTTTGTCAAGCGTAAACATGGCGAAGCTGAAATTTCATACGCATTTAAGGAGCTTCAGCCTATTTTAGAGCCAACTTACGGCGTTATCGTCTATCAAGAGCAGGTTATGCAGATCGTTCAAACCATAGGCGGCTTTAGCCTCGGAGGTGCGGATCTGGTGCGCCGCGCGATGGGTAAAAAGATAAAAGAAGAGATGGATAGACTTAAGGGTCAATTTGTAGAGGGTGCCATCGCTAAGGGACTAAACGGAACTAAGGCTGATGAGCTCTTTGATCTTATCGTAAAATTTGCAGGATATGGCTTTAACAAATCCCACTCCGCAGCTTATGCGTTTATCACGTTTCAAACTGCATATCTAAAGACTTATTATCCGGCTGAATTTATGGCGGCTCTTTTAACAAGCGAAGAGGATAACGCCGATAAGATCGCAAAATATATCGATGAAACCAAGCGCATGGGTATAGCCATACTTCCTCCTTGCATAAACAGATCAATGAAGGAATTTAGCGTTGTTAGCGAAAACGGAAGCGACGTTATCATCTACGGACTTGGCGCGATAAAGGGCGTTGGCGGTGCTGCGATAGAAAACATCATAGAAGAGCGGGCAAACGGCAAATTTGAAGGGCTTGATGATTTTGTTTCGCGCATAGATAGCTTTAGGGTAAACAGAAGAGTTGTCGAAAGCCTTACAAAATCAGGCGCTTTTGATACCTTTGGCTTTACTAGAAAGATGCTTTTTAACAACCTTGATAACATCATGGAAGCTTGCAAGAGTGCCGCTCAGATCAAGAAAAATAGCGCAGAAAGCCTCTTTGGCGAGGATGAGAGTATGAGTAGTGTGAAGGTAAATTTGCTTATGGATAGCAGCGAATTTGAGCTTAAAGATCGCTTAGCTTATGAGCGAGATAGCGTTGGAATTTATCTTTCTGGTCATCCTTTGCAGGATTTTAAAGCGCAGATTGATGAGATAAGCTATACTCTAAGCTCGGAATTTGAAAGTGTGGGCGAGAGTGCGGAGCTACTTGTGGTGGGCAAGATCAAGGATATCAGCACAAGGATAGCTAAAAATAGCGGTAAGAAAATCGGCACTTTAAACGTGCTTGATTTTCACGGCAATATCGAAATAACGCTTTTTGACCGCGAGCTAGCTGAGCTTGAAGAGCTTGGAAACGCTGTTTATGAAAAGCCTTATGCCTTTAAGATAAATTTCTCGCGCGACGGGCAGTTTAACCGAATAAGACTTATCGAGATGGTTAGCCTTGAAGATGCTAAGGATATGAATTTCAAAGCGCGAAGCTTTAAAAAGCGAAATTTTAACGGTAATGGCAGCTCTCAAAATGGTTCAAGTGGCAGCTCAAGCTCCAGCGAAAAACTAAGAAATTTAACTCCGCTTGAAGTAAGCTTGGATATAGCAGAGCTTAGTAAGGATATGGTGACAAACATCTACCGCCTAGCGATGGCTGAGCATAAGGCAAGTGCCGAGAGTAATACCAAAAAACTTATCGTTCGCATATCAAATCCGCAGCAAAATCAAATTTTAGTCTATGATACGCAAATTTCGGTTAGAGACGGGTTTGAAGAGCGAATCGGTAGCATAAGATAA